Genomic segment of Cronobacter dublinensis subsp. dublinensis LMG 23823:
CAATCAGCGCGAGCGCCAGCACGCCATAAATCACCCAGCCCTGCGCCGCGCTTAACGCCGCGCCCTGGATCCAGACCGCCAGCAGGCCGCTTATCGTGATACCGACACCCGGCCCCGCGAACACCGCCGCGCTCAGGCCCGGCCTGCCGTGATGGGCGAGCTGCTCGTTGGTCCAGCCTGCCGCCATCACCAGCGCCCAACCGCTCATGCAGCCAATCACAAAACGCACCACGCCGTGCGACCACGGGCCGTCCGCCAGCGCGGACACCAGCGTCAGCAGCACCGCGCCCCAGACGCCCAAATGCAGACGGTATTCGACATGACGGCGCGCACGCATGGCGTCCCACGCGCCGAGCAGGTAGCCGAGATAGTTGGCGGCCGCCACCAGCCCTGCGCTGGTCAGCGTCAGCTGGCCCTCGCCCACCATTAACGGCACCTGCGGCGTGAAGGCGAAACGCCCAATCCCCATCGCCACCACCAGTGACAGAAAACCGGTTAATGCAATACGCAGCGCCACGCCGCCCCCAATTGTTAAAATAAAGTTACGAATATGATGCGCCATGATGCCGACCCGGTGAAGTGAAACTTGCTCACCTGGCGTTTAAACTGCACTATCCGGGTTTGAAAAAAAGGAGCCACTATGGAACTGCTTGAAGAACACCGCTGTTTCGGCGGTTTGCAACAGCGCTGGCGTCACGACGCCCGCGTACTTAACTGCCCGATGACCTTCAGCATCTTTTTGCCGCCCGACGCGCAGACCCCGCCGCCGGTGGTGTGGTGGCTGTCGGGGCTGACCTGCAGCGATGAGAATTTCACCACCAAAGCGGGCGCGCAGCGCGTCGCGGCAGAGCTCGGCCTCGCGCTGGTGATGCCCGATACCAGCCCGCGCGGCGAGGATGTGGCGGATGACGCCGGGTACGATCTCGGCAAAGGCGCCGGGTTTTACCTGAACGCCACCGAGACGCCGTGGGCGGCGCATTACCGGATGTTTGATTATCTGAGCAATGAGCTGCCGCAGGTGTTGGCGGAGAACTTTACGCTCGCGCCAGAGGCGGCCATCAGCGGGCATTCAATGGGCGGTCACGGCGCGCTGATTATGGCGCTGAAAAATCCGGGGCGTTTTCGCTCGGTGTCGGCGTTCGCGCCGATCGTGAACCCGGCCGGTGTGCCGTGGGGCAAAAAGGCGTTCGCGGCGTATCTGGGCGATGAC
This window contains:
- the fghA gene encoding S-formylglutathione hydrolase, with the translated sequence MELLEEHRCFGGLQQRWRHDARVLNCPMTFSIFLPPDAQTPPPVVWWLSGLTCSDENFTTKAGAQRVAAELGLALVMPDTSPRGEDVADDAGYDLGKGAGFYLNATETPWAAHYRMFDYLSNELPQVLAENFTLAPEAAISGHSMGGHGALIMALKNPGRFRSVSAFAPIVNPAGVPWGKKAFAAYLGDDESQWRAWDSCALMENADPAHAIPTLIDQGDGDPFFGEQLQPERLDEAAREAGWPLTLRMQPGYDHSYYFIATFIEEHLRFHAQHLR